A genomic window from Punica granatum isolate Tunisia-2019 chromosome 2, ASM765513v2, whole genome shotgun sequence includes:
- the LOC116195755 gene encoding DNA ligase 1, whose amino-acid sequence MEAHEDSPVVDYHSNVDTSRPFRSVKEAVAILGERFLNGEIMMSMSPLVKPPVIMSVRGENLDVMASEPVRQEEDQEEENEGDDQGNGDEWKKLEAELEKTKKELRIVNERAPEIEISHPMSRPMRQEEEQEAENNDKEEGLNDGLQKLETMHEEAKELRVVAEIEPETEIFNPVSEPPRQEEEEEEKRARSNAKEDQSLSDGLKKLEAELKETKKELRILKERESETEIALAALNAELHKNMSRLAKVEAMEAKAKAVAMTTRSDSTSMADFRIQQRPHADSDRVIDRHRSYFPTLAQILSIADDQKNKKKKKKQPGCYGAIMSGPKRSYNYKSVQKEKPIVPLVGDLLFSWRKKATNSSFPSPLYSSPRFFK is encoded by the coding sequence ATGGAAGCCCATGAAGACTCACCGGTGGTGGACTACCACTCGAATGTCGACACCTCACGGCCCTTTCGCTCCGTGAAGGAAGCCGTGGCCATCCTGGGGGAGCGGTTTCTCAATGGGGAGATCATGATGTCCATGTCTCCGCTGGTGAAGCCGCCCGTCATAATGAGCGTGAGAGGAGAGAACTTGGATGTTATGGCGAGTGAACCAGTGAGACAAGAGGAAGATCAAGAGGAAGAAAATGAGGGGGATGATCAGGGCAATGGCGACGAGTGGAAGAAGCTGGAGGCCGAGCTTGAGAAGACAAAGAAAGAGCTGAGGATTGTCAATGAGAGAGCGCCCGAGATAGAGATCTCTCACCCCATGAGTAGGCCGATGagacaagaagaagaacaagaagcgGAAAATAATGACAAAGAGGAGGGACTCAATGATGGGCTGCAAAAGCTGGAAACCATGCACGAGGAGGCCAAGGAGTTGAGGGTTGTCGCGGAGATAGAGCCCGAAACGGAGATCTTCAACCCTGTGAGTGAGCCGCCtagacaagaagaagaagaagaagaaaaaagagcaAGAAGTAATGCTAAAGAGGATCAGAGTCTCAGTGATGGGCTAAAGAAACTGGAGGCCGAGCTCAAGGAGACTAAGAAGGAGCTGAGGATTCTCAAGGAGAGAGAGTCCGAGACGGAAATCGCCTTGGCGGCTCTCAACGCCGAGCTCCACAAGAACATGTCGAGGCTGGCCAAGGTGGAAGCAATGGAAGCCAAGGCGAAGGCCGTGGCCATGACAACGAGGTCAGACTCAACCTCAATGGCTGATTTCCGGATCCAGCAACGACCTCATGCAGATAGTGATCGCGTTATCGACAGACACAGGAGCTACTTCCCGACTTTGGCTCAGATACTGAGCATCGCCGATGAtcagaagaacaagaagaagaagaagaagcaaccAGGCTGCTATGGAGCAATCATGAGTGGTCCAAAGAGAAGCTATAATTATAAGAGTGTGCAGAAAGAGAAGCCTATTGTTCCACTTGTGGGAGACCTCTTGTTCTCATGGAGAAAGAAGGCAACAAATTCTTCTTTCCCTAGCCCTCTCTACTCTTCACCTCGTTTCTTCAAATGa